The following proteins are encoded in a genomic region of Streptococcus gwangjuense:
- the aroB gene encoding 3-dehydroquinate synthase, whose translation MKIRIDIPHHPYDIQIEKGCLAQAGQWLRELWQPQKVVIVTDNHVASLYAEKVKLSLEDAGFQVAVFDFLEGEERKNLTTVQKVYEFLVKQGLTRSDGIVALGGGVVGDLAGFVASTYMRGIHFVQIPTSLTAQVDSSIGGKTGVNTPFAKNMVGTFAQPDGVLIDPLVLETLGKRELIEGMGEVIKYGLIEDPELWALLTELDGSVESILEHAETLIEHSCQVKRKMVVEDELDNGVRLYLNFGHTIGHAIEATAGYGKVMHGEAVAMGMVQIAKVAEEKGLMPAGITQSITAMCQKFGLPVDYENWNVDKLYQALTHDKKARGNTLKLVLVPELGSATIHPVSLEEMKDYLVK comes from the coding sequence ATGAAAATCAGAATCGATATTCCTCATCATCCTTATGATATTCAAATTGAAAAAGGCTGTCTGGCTCAGGCTGGTCAATGGTTGCGAGAACTCTGGCAACCACAAAAGGTAGTCATTGTGACAGATAACCATGTAGCCTCTCTTTATGCGGAGAAGGTCAAACTCAGCCTAGAAGATGCTGGTTTTCAGGTAGCCGTTTTTGACTTTTTAGAAGGTGAAGAACGGAAAAATTTGACAACTGTTCAGAAAGTCTATGAATTTTTAGTCAAGCAAGGTCTGACTCGTAGCGATGGAATCGTGGCTCTCGGAGGGGGTGTCGTTGGGGACTTGGCTGGTTTTGTAGCCTCCACCTATATGAGGGGAATCCACTTTGTTCAGATTCCGACTAGTTTGACAGCCCAGGTGGATTCGTCTATCGGCGGAAAGACAGGTGTCAACACTCCATTTGCTAAAAATATGGTGGGAACCTTTGCCCAACCAGATGGGGTTCTGATTGACCCGCTTGTCCTTGAAACGCTCGGTAAAAGAGAGTTGATTGAAGGGATGGGTGAGGTTATCAAGTATGGCTTGATTGAGGATCCAGAACTGTGGGCTCTCTTGACAGAGCTGGATGGTTCTGTAGAGAGTATTCTGGAACATGCTGAGACCTTGATTGAACATTCTTGCCAGGTCAAGCGTAAGATGGTAGTTGAGGATGAGTTGGACAATGGTGTTCGCCTTTACCTCAATTTTGGCCACACTATTGGCCATGCTATTGAAGCGACTGCCGGGTATGGAAAGGTCATGCATGGCGAGGCTGTGGCCATGGGAATGGTACAGATTGCCAAGGTTGCTGAGGAAAAAGGCCTCATGCCAGCTGGAATAACCCAGTCCATCACAGCTATGTGTCAGAAATTTGGCTTGCCTGTTGACTATGAAAACTGGAATGTTGACAAGCTTTATCAGGCTTTGACTCATGACAAGAAAGCGCGTGGCAATACCTTGAAATTGGTCTTAGTGCCAGAGCTTGGTTCAGCGACCATTCATCCAGTTTCTCTGGAAGAGATGAAAGACTACTTGGTAAAATAA